A region of the bacterium genome:
CGGAGCGGCGCGGACATCGTGGAGTTCGGTCGGGATGGGAAGGTAAAACGCCTGAAGCGAGTGATACAGTAGAGATGGTTAGAAAATACGGGAGACGCTCCCCGGCTGGCTTCTCACCGTCTTTGGCCCCCGCCGCCGGTGCCTACCGCCTGTCCGCTGTTCTCCGGAGTTACCCCCGAAGTACGCCTGACGAGCCCTCGGCGTCCACGTGCGCGAGCGTTTGAGTCGGCTACCTTTGCCAGTCGGTTTGCGTCTCCGTCATCATTTGTAGCACAGGCCTCTTGCACGCACAATCGGGAAACTCAGTTCGAGGATTATGTGGATTGCGTGGATAACTCCAGGCAATAACTAAAACTATCCGCCGCTCTTATCGACGAAGTTGACGCGCAGCATGGTGAGCGCGTTCTCTATCTCACGCCGCTCCCCTTCATCGATGCGCGGGCGGAGCAGTTCGAAGACCGCCGCGTACGCATCGATCGCGAGGCGCGCGTCCTCCAAGTTCTTCTCCGTTTTGCCCGACATCGGGTTTGGCACGAGACCCATGCCCTCCCAGGCCTTCATCGCCATGAGGCTCAGGAACGAGGTGAGCAGGTCTGCCGCCGGCAGCGCGGAGAGCGGCACCGCCTGAGGGCCGCCGCTCTTCGGAGCCTCGGAGGCGGCCGCTTCCGGCTCGACGGCCTCCCGCTCCGGTTGGGCTTCGGACCGAGGTGCGGTGTGCTCAGATGACTCGTCGGTGCGCTCCGGCATCGCTATCCTCCGTCCCATGCGTCGAGGCGCTCGAGCGCGCGGCACAACAGTTGCGCGCCGCGCGCGGCATCCTCCCACGCGGTCTTCTCGAGGGGCGAATGACTGATCCCCCCCATGCTGGGGACAAAAATCATCCCGGTCGGCGTCACGCCTGCGAGAATCTTCGCGTCGTGCCCGGCCCAGGACGACATGGTGACGAGCGGCCACCCGAGATCGCGGGCCGCGTCCGCCACCGTTTCGCGGACGCGCGCGTCGAGCGGGATCGGCGGTTCGGTCCACCACGGACGATGCTCGACTTCGAGACCGTATCGCCCCGCGCAGGCGGATGCTGCGCTACGGATCTCGGCGCACAGGCCATCCAGCAACCGGCCGTCTGCGCTCCGCAGTTCCACCGTCACCTCGGCCCGCCCCGGGACGACGTTTGCCGCGCCGGGTGTCACAGTGCACTGCCCAACGGTCCCCACGGCCCGCCCCTCGGTTCCGCGCGCGACGTCGCGCACGCTGCCGATCAATTCCGCGGCGCCCCAGAGAGCGTCCCGGCGGGTATTCATTGGGGTCGTGCCCGCGTGGTTCGGCTCGCCGCGAAAGGTGAATGCCATCCGTGCGATGCCCACAATCGCATCGACGGCCGCGAGCGGCACCCCCCGCCGTTCCAGAATCGGTCCCTGCTCGATGTGCAACTCGAGGTACGCGGCCATCGGCACCGGCATCTCCCGCCGCGGGACGCCGGGATCGAAATCGCGGATCCAGTCCGACGCCGGGCGGCCGCTCCGGTCGGTCAGCGAGTCCAGCGTCGCCAGGCGACCGGCGATCCCCCGGGACCCGAGGCACCCCAGACCAAACGAGACCCCC
Encoded here:
- a CDS encoding DUF1844 domain-containing protein codes for the protein MPERTDESSEHTAPRSEAQPEREAVEPEAAASEAPKSGGPQAVPLSALPAADLLTSFLSLMAMKAWEGMGLVPNPMSGKTEKNLEDARLAIDAYAAVFELLRPRIDEGERREIENALTMLRVNFVDKSGG
- a CDS encoding Zn-dependent hydrolase, coding for DRWGNLFGVVPGTGNALPPVAAGSHLDTVPNGGIFDGGLGVVAAVEAAAALREAGAALHHPLLLLAFAEEEGVSFGLGCLGSRGIAGRLATLDSLTDRSGRPASDWIRDFDPGVPRREMPVPMAAYLELHIEQGPILERRGVPLAAVDAIVGIARMAFTFRGEPNHAGTTPMNTRRDALWGAAELIGSVRDVARGTEGRAVGTVGQCTVTPGAANVVPGRAEVTVELRSADGRLLDGLCAEIRSAASACAGRYGLEVEHRPWWTEPPIPLDARVRETVADAARDLGWPLVTMSSWAGHDAKILAGVTPTGMIFVPSMGGISHSPLEKTAWEDAARGAQLLCRALERLDAWDGG